CCACATTCCATCCAGCTAAAACTCTCTTAACCACcttcaatttattaaaaaatttctgCATTCCAATTCCAGCAACAGGCTGAGCCCAAGCAGACCTTACTGTTTGATGAAAAGTAGGATGACTCCGCCAAACATTAAGAAATCGAAAGGAAGACCGCCGCGTTGTCATACTTCCTCCCGTAACCAGCAACGGACAATGATCAGACCGGCCTCGCTGAAGATGAGCAACTCGAGTCAGCTCAATAGAAGACAGCCAAACAGCATTAACGACCGCTCGATCAAGCCGCTGCCACATACGCCCATTTGTCCATGTGTAGGCAGACCCATCAAACTGAACTGGAAATAGTCCACTCCGATTTAATGCAGAGTTAAATTCTTCCAGATCACAAATATTCGGGGCTGAACCTCCAATCCTTTCCTCCGCAGAAGAAATAACGTTGTAATCTCCTACGGCCATCCATGGGAGCGTAACAGACGTTGAAAATTGCTCCAGAGCCTCCCATAACTGTCGCCTACCAATTCTGTTACACCTCGCGTAAACAGCCgaaataaaaatggaagaaccAGAGGGGAAAGACACATGTATATGGACCACCTGATCCGCAGCTTCTACAAAAGAATATCGCGCATCTGAACACCAGAATATCCAAATTTTGTTATGCACGAAGGACTGAGCAAAATCAAAACCCAAGAACAGCTGCACACTCTCCAAATGGGAgacattagctaatggttccaAGAGAATCAGTAAACGAATATCGTTTGATCTACAAGCGCAACGAATATGCCGCAACGAATCCTTATTCGCAGCACCACGAATGTTCCACACTATAAACTTAATCGGATCTAACATTATGAGACCGAAGGTTATAAGGAGCAGATGAAATCTTACCTTCTCTTTTCCTGGTCTGCCTCCCACGAGTCTTGTGACCTTGGACCAAATTTTGCAGCAATTGAGTGTCTGTATCATCCAGAAGTGCCCCAGGGACAACCGGGTCATCACATAACTTAGATGCTGTGATTCTGCTGGCCAGCCGATccccaaaattttttaactCAACCAAAGAAATACTTTTCAACCCTAACCGCCCTTCAGAGTTATAGCGCACTAGACGAGCATGACCCTCATGCCGTCGAGGAGAGAGTGAACAAGCCCGCGCATGCTGCGGCACTGCAGTCACGGACTTAGTCAACAAAATATCATCTCGGCCGAAAGAAGGGATTGTGTCTGATAAAGCTTTAACCGGAGAAGAAGAATCCGGGGGAAAACGGGTCAGTACAGGGATAGCATTCTGCGTATCCGCAGCACCCCCCCGGTATGAATCAGGGAGAACGGGGTCTTGAGCATGAACAGTAGCCTGAGTAGGGCTACCCCTAACAGGGTTAGACGATGACGATGGAATACCAGCAATGGAGACATCTGCAGCGGGATTACTGTTTTCCCGCACTTGTATCCTTGGGACTATCACAACCCCTGAATCCCACACAGGAAGAGAATCGTCGACAGCCGGTCCTCCCTTCGGTTGAAAGACTTGCCTGACTTGAGTCAAAGCTGATGGTCTAGCACGTCGCACAGGCCGCAATTCCGGATGTTTCTGATGACAGGTACTTTCAACATGACCAATTGACGAGCAAAAAACGCAATACGAAGGATATTCTTCATACTCAATT
The DNA window shown above is from Coffea arabica cultivar ET-39 chromosome 5e, Coffea Arabica ET-39 HiFi, whole genome shotgun sequence and carries:
- the LOC140006961 gene encoding uncharacterized protein, with the translated sequence MAAPQHGEAPLLARPTKTFASILSQSPSPSSSGIGHLSTYKGEPSLVISRQDMIQIAAPYSNALVGRFAVGRPSMEIIRKFIVSLGLRAECPIGLLDSKHILLRPSVEEDYTRLWCRKSWYIGKFHMSLSKWTIDFKPGAESSIAPVWVNFPGLPLPFFEKQFLLKLGNLLGRPLKVDEATASLKRPSVAHILLEVDVLHSPRSRIWIGDDQWGFWQKIEYEEYPSYCVFCSSIGHVESTCHQKHPELRPVRRARPSALTQVRQVFQPKGGPAVDDSLPVWDSGVVIVPRIQVRENSNPAADVSIAGIPSSSSNPVRGSPTQATVHAQDPVLPDSYRGGAADTQNAIPVLTRFPPDSSSPVKALSDTIPSFGRDDILLTKSVTAVPQHARACSLSPRRHEGHARLVRYNSEGRLGLKSISLVELKNFGDRLASRITASKLCDDPVVPGALLDDTDTQLLQNLVQGHKTRGRQTRKREDPIKFIVWNIRGAANKDSLRHIRCACRSNDIRLLILLEPLANVSHLESVQLFLGFDFAQSFVHNKIWIFWCSDARYSFVEAADQVVHIHVSFPSGSSIFISAVYARCNRIGRRQLWEALEQFSTSVTLPWMAVGDYNVISSAEERIGGSAPNICDLEEFNSALNRSGLFPVQFDGSAYTWTNGRMWQRLDRAVVNAVWLSSIELTRVAHLQRGRSDHCPLLVTGGSMTTRRSSFRFLNVWRSHPTFHQTVRSAWAQPVAGIGMQKFFNKLKVVKRVLAGWNVEVFGNVSQRVKVAANNLLAKELLYDQNRDMLSRSAVHEARAIHSRELALECEFWRQKAAIKWIKEGDANTSFFHATVKQKRSSNFIARIRGTEDSWFDSIEDIKLSATDFFSSLFTADRDVGSGSRPSLELPKLTQEENDMLLKSPTVDEVYTVVCSMDPQSAAGPDGFGGGFYQSCWECIRDDFMDGVQDFFAGATMPRGFSSTTIILLPKREGACEWKDFRPISLANVSAKIISKILSTRINQLLPRLILEFQTGFIPGGEYKIMFC